The following is a genomic window from Candidatus Methylomirabilota bacterium.
GGAAGGACATGGCCCGCTCAGCCTCGTGGGCCTTTGAGAAGAACGAGAGGCACGTCACGCGGTGCCCCCGCTCGGCCAACTCCTTCAGCAGCCCGTAGTACCACCGGGCCGATGTGGGGCCGAACGGATCCGGCACATCCGGCGTGCTGACGATGATCCTCAAACGCTCCATCTTAGAGGGAACGGAGCCGGTGGGGACGCCAGTGCACTCCCCATTTCCGCTCGAAGAGCCGTCGGTTCCCATCAAACAGCTTGAAGTAAGTATCTTCCTGAAGTCTCCGCATCGTCCCCCGGCCGAAATGGTGGGTGAACACATCCTCCGCGCACAGGAGCGTGTAGCCGCCCTGCCTGACCCGATGCGCGTAATCGTCGTCCTCAAAGGTGCCCAGCCCGAACTGCTCATCAAGGAGGCCGATCTGGTCAACGAGGCTTCGCCGCATAGCCACACAGAACATCTGGAGCATCGCGATCTCAAACGCCCGGCCTTCCCAGCGCCGGTACCGCTCCTCGGCAAAGACTTCCAACTCCTCAAGTGAGGTGTAGCCGACCGCGATCATCTGCTCATTGGCCGCATCATTGGTGACCGGCCCCACCATACCGACGTTCGGATTCTGCTCCAGATAACGAAGCAGTCGGCTCAGCCAGCCCCGCGTGACAATCGTGTCGTTGTTCAGCAGCACAATGTAGTCACCCCGTGCCTTCTGAATCCCCTGATTGGTCGCCCGAGCAAATCCTTCGTTCCGATCGTTACAGATGAGCTGAATAGCAGGCCATTGCCGGGCAAGCTGGCCCACGTAGCTTCGCGTCCCGTCCGTCGACGCATTGTCCACAACAATGATCTCAAGGTGTGAATCATCCGTATAGCACAGTATGCTCTCCAGGCAAAGCTGGGTTAGCGCCAGCCGATTCTTTGTGAGCATCACGATACTGGCCTTCGTGGTGTGTCCCCCGGCAGCCATCCGCCCATTGAGAGCGCCGGCTCCCTGGTCGAGCAGTCGTCGGGCTCGGAGCGCCTGAAGATAGGCCTCGGCGCGCTCCACTGCAAGCGGCGGTTTCGGCTGGATCCGCTCCCGGACGAAGTCAACATTGAGGAACCAGCGTTTCACCGGTGGGGGCAGATAGCGGCGGGCCACATGGTAGAACTCCCTTTTCGCAAACCAAGAGAGGTCTTGCGCAACACGCATCAACTTACGCCTCAGAGCACTGAACAGCCAGCCTTTTATTAACGTCCTCTCAATGTCTCGGGTAGAAACACGACACGCTCTCTGGATCTGCCGACGCTTCTTGAGCATCCTGGGGAAACCCCTCAAGGCTGCCCCTTTTGCCTTCAGAAATGGGAGGGCTTTTCCTCGAGGAAAGAAGAACAGCAACAGAAGGAAATCAAAGAGCAGATGCCAGGGCCAGTATTTCAGTAAGAGCAGCAAGGGCATATTTTTAATGTAGACATATTCATTATTCCGATGGCCGTAATAGATATAGGTGTTGCTGTCAGCCCCGATCGTGGCGCTCAAATGATGGTAGACAATCGCAGTCGGCACATAGAGGCATTTGTAGCCCATGAGCTGTGCCCGGAAGCTGAGGTCGGTATCCTCATGGGCCAGAAAAAAATCTTCATCCAGCAAGCCGATATCGTCCAACATCGACTTCCGATAGATCGCAGCCCCCGCGCAAGCTCCGAAGACCTCTCGAGGCTGATTATACTGAGCCGCGTGTTCCAGATGGCCGATCTTCCCCGCTATTCCTTCAACGGTGTAGAAGTCCCCACACGTGTCCGCGATCTCTCTTGTCTGCCAGAGGAGCATCTTCGACGCACAAAAGCCGATCTCCGGACGCGCGTCTAACGCGTTTACAAGTTCCTCCAACCAGCGAGGTTCAACTTCAGTGTCGCTATTGAGCAAAGCAATATATCCGCCTCGCGCATGCCGGATGCCGATATTGTTAGCGGCGCTGAATCCTAAGTTCTCATCCAGCGCAATGACGTCCACTTCCGGGAAGCCTGCTGTGACGAATTCGACTGAGCCGTCGGTAGACCCGTTATCGACTAGGAGGATTTCAAAATCTCTGAACGTCTGTTGGCGCAAGGCTTGAAAGCAAGCCGCCAAGAGTTCTTTACCGTTCCAGTTGACCGCGATAACGGTCACGCAAGGGGGGTCAGCACCATGAGCGGCGTTGTACGTCGTCATCGGTTAGAACGTTCCCTCTAGCACGGATTCTGTCGACAGCACGATCTCCGGCAGCGCAAGGGGGGACATCACTTCTCCCGGTCCAACCGATCGGACCTCTTGGTAACCCGCCCCGGTGGGATCTCGATAGATTGCGATCGTCCGCTGGGCCAGGGTGACGAGCCAGACCTCGGGGATCCCGGCCTGGGCGTACAGCGGCACCTTAACCTCGCGGTCGAACTCAGCCGAGGTCTCAGCCACCTCCACGACAAGCAGGATGGCCTCGGGGCTAGGATGGGCCCCGGCATAGAAGTCGGGTCGGGGTCTGGCCAGGACCAGGTCGGGCTGAAGCTCCGAATGGCGGCCCAGGTCAATCGGATTCTGGACTCGGACGATGGCGGTCTCGCCCACTCGCTGGGAGAACAGCCGGTTCAGTCGATCGACACAGGCGGCATGGCGACTCCCAATTGGCGTCATCTCGATCAGCTCCCCCTCGACCAGCTCAACCCGGCTATCCTCTGTCAGGATGCGGGACTCAGCCATCCGACGAAACTCCTCCACCGTGAAACGATGCCTCACAAGCTGGACCGTCATGCCGCGTCTCCTGCATTCACAAGATCATTCGCCTTCACGCTCTTCACCTTCCCCGGACGAAGCATGAGTCACTGTTGAGCATCCTTGAAGAAGTAAGTAAGCGAAGCCGGCATAAGATCAGTTCCAGAAAAGACCCATAGCACATGGGGTCCCTTGCTCAAGTGTTTGATCGAGAGAGTTGTTGAAAATCCTGAGGATTTCGCACGTAGATATTTGGGATTGTCCCGAGCAACGTCAGGCCTAGGAGCCTCTGACACACAGGATCCGAACTTTTCACCATCTATCCAGATATCCAGATACGCCTTGCGTCCATCAGGATGGAAGGCCCACCCTTTGACCACGAGTTGATCTTGCTCGACCAATTCGCCCATCTGAGGTGTCTCCAACCAGACTATCGCTGTCTCCACATAAACATATGAAGCCCGACTCTCCTGCGTTGGAGTAAGTGCTTGTATCCCTGCTTTTTCCATAACAACCATATCATGGTACAACATTGGGCCTTGCCTGAGGTAAGCTGAGATCTGGAAGAAGCGGGACCATTCCCGCTCGATATAATTTCGTGAATGGTAGGTCGTTTGGTAGAAATTAGGCAAGCCGTCTACCCCACCTTGCTTAACTACCCTCTTATAGACGAAGCCTTTCTTTTCGAGTTGCATGTAGTCCTCATCAGAAAGGTCTCCATACGCCTTGTAATCACCGTGAACGGTCAGAATCACAATGGCCCCCGGCTTGGCTATGCGCTGAAGCTCCTTGAGCCAAGCAAATTGATACCCCTCATCCAAGTGTGTGAGCACAGAGATCCCATAGATAAGGTCGAAGCTTTCATCTGGAAAGGGAAGCGGTGGTAAGGGATCGTTTTTCGTAAACTTGGCAAAGGGAATGTTCTTCTTGCACCAATCAATAGTTTCTTTGCTTATATCAGCTCCGTAAAGCTGGCAGGCAGGCACCAGATCTTCAAACCGCCGAAGAACACGAGCGCATCCGCACCCGAAATCAAGGATGCTCTTCACATCATGGAGGTTCCTGCCGATCAAACGTAGTGCCCAGCGGATCTCTTCCGACACATTATAACCGCCGTACAAATAGCTCATTGATGTGGCCTTGGGGCCGCCAATCTGCTGCAGGAGGAAGTCCGGAGGGATCGGATAGCTTTTGCTATCGATGTGAAGTTTGAGCGTGTCGAGCAAAGAGGAAGCCTGTGCCGCTAGGGAGCACCTTAGTTTCTGTTCTTGCAACGGCTGCCGATGTGTGCTGTTCTTCTCCAAGGAAGCGTGCTGCTCTTCTCCAAGAAGGTTAGCGCTCACGCCGCGTCCAGCCCGGTCTTCTATAGGGGTTATCGTGGACGGCTCGCCCTGTAACAGCTTCGTATAGTCCGCCTCCAGAAACAGCGCATCCCCCTCGATGCGGGGAGGCGGCGTGATGTGTCGACTGAAGGTTTCCAGCAGGCCGGGATCATCGGCCATCGCGCAAATCTTCTTTGCCAGGTCGTCGCTGTCCCCCATGCGAAAGGTCAAGCCGTTCACGCGATCTTGGACCATCTCCGCCATGCCCCCAAGGTCGGTGGCAATCACGGGGATTCCGAAGGCGTGGGCCGTGCTGATCACCAGCGGCGCGTTCTCGTACCAGATCGAAGGAACCACAATCACATCGATCTCCTCCAGGACCCGGGCGACGTCCTGGAAGTCGTATTCGCCACAGAACTCGATCCTCGGATCCCCGCCGGCCAGCGCCAGTAACGACTGGTAATAATCCCGCCTGTCGAAGTAACCGCCGTGAATTTTCAGCCGGATATGATCGGATGCAATCTTTTTAACAGCCTCCAACAAGGTATGGACACCCTTGTGCGGGAGGATGGTGCCCACAAAGCCAAAGGTGATGACGCCCTCTTGCGAGAGCCTGCCTTTCTTGACGAACTTGACCTTGCTGTAATCGAACCCGTGCCGGCGGTAGACAAAGCGGTCGGTATCCGATCCGTTCTGCTTGAAGACATCAATCAAAAACTGCGAGGGCGAGATGACCGTATCCGCCAGCCGGAGAGCCTCTTGGGTGCGACGATATCGTTCGAGCAGGGCGTCTGTCCACCGGGCCTCGTAGCAGTGCCGCGCGCAATTCCTGCCCGAATCCGCTCCCTCGCACAGCGAGCCGTCCGGTCGCAGCAGCGTCGCTCGTGGACACAGCATCCAATAGTCCGTGAGGTGCGTAACGATCTTTAAGCCCCGGCGCTTCGCCGCGTGCAGTATGGGAAAGATCCGCATCAGGTGAGTGGTGTGGAGAATATCGAACGCCTGCTCGGCGAGCAATTGCTCGAATGCCGCTTCAAGCTGGGGATCTCTCAGCCGGAAGGAGAGGTCCGGCTCCACGGTCCCCCCCTGAAAATCGTTGTGTCGCCACGCGACGACCGGGACTCTTTCAAAGTAGTATGGTTTGCACAGGATATCCGCATGAAAAGGTTGCATGCCATCGGCGCTCAGATGATCGTAGGTAAGCACCATGGCGTAATGGCCCATCCGTTGCAACTGCTTGACCAACTCGAGCGTATACCGCTCTGTTCCTGTATAGTAGGCAGGGAGAAATTGGTGGCAGGCGTAAAGTATTCTCATCATTTGATACCATAAGATATCATTTCATTTATTTTCTCAGCATTATCTGAAGTTATCCCATTCTGAACCATACCGGCATAATAATCTCCAACATCCGCTCCCACCACCATTGCATATATCTTGTAAGCGAAGTCCAACATATCTTCAGCGCTGAGCGAAGAGTATCTTGCCGACAGGTAACTCGTGATGTAATTCTTAATCGCCCCTTCGACAGTATCCCAAATGGGGTTACCGGACGGCGTCTGAAATTCCATCATTCCATCCAGTCGACTGAAGAGCCGGTCCAGTGTGACCTCACCCACAGCGAGACGCTCTCCCCCCTGGCGGTATGCGACGAAGAAATCCCGCAACTGCTCCGAAAACGCCTGGGGCTCGTACAGGGCCGAGCGTGAAACAGACCGGCCAAACGCATTGAGCGTCCCATAGACATCCTTGGCGCATGACAAGAGTTGATCGATGGTGTCGATCCCCATCAACTGCCACTTGAGCGGGTCTGCATTCTTAAAGAAACCCAACTGAGTAATGGTATCGACATAATACTTGGACAGGTGATAGAAGGCCGACCGGTTGTGGGAATGGCACACCGCCCGATCCCCCAGGAAACCGATCTTATGACCTGCCTTCAGGCAGCGAATGCCGTACTCAAGATCTTCCGCAAAGGCCATCTGCCGGTACTGCAGTTGGTCCCAAATCGACTTACGATGCATCGAGCAGACGTCATCCAGACCGGCAGCGCGCCGAATGTCCTGGGGGGGCATGTCGTCGATCCTTCCGAGATCGTCGATGTGGCTGATCCCCGTATCCAGGCCGACATACTGAAAGTGGATCCAGTTCTGCCAGCACGCAAAGAGATCCGCGTCGGAGCGGGGGATTTGACGCGCGCTGACCGCTGCGAGCGCGAGGTCGGATAAGAGCATCCTCGCCATCTCATAGTAGAGGTCGTCGCTTGCGGGTATGGCATCTTGCGTTGTGAACACCACCAACTCCCCCGAGGCGCGCTCGCCGCCGTAGTTGCGGGTTCCTCCGTGATTAAACTGCTCCGGGGGGATGGAAAAGATGTGCGCGCCGTAGCTCTTCGCAATCGTCACGGTCTCATCGGCGGACCCTGAATCGACCACCACGATCTCCAGCTCCCTGAGACCCTTCTGTTGAGTGATCGCGCGCAGACAGCTTTCAAAATCCTCAGCGACCCCGTTCTTGGTCGGGATCACGACCGACACTTTCGCGGGGATCTCCACCGGCCTGACAAGGCGGGGAATCGGGATCCGCACGGGGGCGAGCGGCCTCTCCTCCGGTTTGGCGAGGGTGGCCCTCGGGATCCGCACGGGGGCGAGCGGCCTCTCCGTAAGGGCGGTCTCCTCGGAGACCACGCGCATCACACGGCTTAGGACGCCCCAAACCCCAAACTGCCTGAGAGACTCCATGGCCAGGCGCCGGATCTCGCCAAGCGGCTTACGAGAGAGAACCATCAGGTCGCCCCAGATCGCCGAGGCGAAATCTGCCGATGCTCCCGGCGCCACAGAGGCGGACAGGGTGAGCTCCACCTCCCGGTCGGCGACCCGATGAAGGGGCATCCGCAATTGCAGCCACCGCCTGTGGTGAGGAAAGCGAGTCGGATGGCTCCACCGCTTCCGAGTCAGCGATCGACCGTTGTCGCGGGACGACACGGAGACCGTGAACTCGACGCCGCTCGGGTTTCGCCCCCACACCTCCGGCAGAAGCGCCACACAGGCCCGGAACACTGCTCGCGGCGGCACCGTGAGCCGATAGGTTACCCGTGACGGCGGATGCACCAGGAACGCGTCTTTCGCCTGATGCCCGATCCGTACCGCGGGGATCCAACGAACAGCCTCTTCGAGAGAATGGGCACCCGAATGCTCAACCTCCGTGGGGGTCATGAAGCGGAACGGATGAACGGTATAGGCGGTGCGATACCATAGCTCCCGAAGGACCTGGAACCCACGCGCCCCTTTCCGCCACAGACCTCGTGGTCCTTCGCCGAGGGCGTACAACCCCGCGTGAATCCGCCGGAACGGCGCCGTCAGTCTCCAGCTTAGCGAGTTGAGCAGCATCTCCAGATGGTGCCGAAGCCGCCCCGCCTCCGCTTCCAGCGCCGCCTTCGCCGTCTGGAGCTGCTGCGCCTGATGCCGCTGCTCCGCCACCTGGGTCGAGAGCGCCTGGACCGCCTGATCTCGCTCCGCCACCTGGGTCGAGAGCGCCTGGACCGCCTGATCTCGCTCGGCCACCTGGGTCGAGAGCGCCTGGACCGCCTGATCTCGCTCGGCCACCTGCGCCTCCAAGGTCTGAAGCCGTTGCTCCAGCTCCGGCCCCTGAGTCCGCAGGCTCTGTGTCTCCGCTTGCGCGGTTGATGCATACAGGCTGAAGCGATCAATCGCCTCTTGAAGCGCCCGATCTTCATCCCCCCGTATGCCGCGGGCCTCTTGCGACAGGCGGACGTAGAGGCGCAGGGCCAGATACAGCGCCTTCGCGGGAAAGGCGAGCGCGGACTCATCCATGGCATCGATGAGGACGGTGCGGTGGTGGTGGAGCGCGTCATCAACGAACGCTTTCACCGCGGCGCGGATCTCGGCCTGTTCGGCCAGCTCCGGTCGCCCCAGGAAGCGAGCCACCCGCGCCAGCTCCTCCGGCCAGCGCTCCATCATATCCTCATAGATGAGAAACAGCCGGGCCGCGCCGGCGGTGTGGTCCAGGGCGGACTGCACATGCGCCAGCCACAGATTCACGCCCTTCTCAAACGGGAAGCCGTCCCGCCGATGAAGCGAACGCGCCACATCCACAGGATTGCGTAAGCAGATGACGTACGCCATGGGCGGCAGCAGCCGCTGCCAGAACGGCAGGGTCAAACAGGTCCGCGGATCCTTCCACCCCCACAGCGGCGCACCGCCAAAGTCGCGCCGGATGAGCGCCCGCGTTCGTTGTCGTAACTCCGCAAGCGCGGGCATGTTCTCCCAGCCTGGAAGGAAAGCCGGCGGTTCATGCCAGCTTCCGCCAAGCGTCGAAAGAAGTTCGTCATTGAGATCCGTAAGCTGTTGATGCTCCCAGTACCCCTTGGCATTATCTTGGCTGGGCGGCATGAGATGCGCCTCAGGCCCCAGGTACACCCCCAGCAGGTTCAGGATCCTCATAATGAGTGAGGTTCCGCTCCGGTGCATGCCGAGCACGCACATGATCTTTGATTGGTGCATCAGTACGCTGCTCCTTAAGGGCTTACCGCGGCTCCGTCCGGCTCATGGCCACGAAGGACCTGGCGATCTAAGAAGATATAAGGCAAAATTGCGGTGACCAAGAACGGCGACAATAAGAATTAAGAATAAGAAGAAGATGCGCTTCGCCTCCGATGTAACCCCTTTTCTACTACAGGCTCAACGGCTTGTCAATTCCTGAGCGGACCCGCTGAAGGTCAGCTTTTGCGCTTGACACGCTGCCGGGCCTTCCGATATAAAGACGTGGTCTGTGCATACGGTAAACCAAGGAGGAAGGATTGATGGGAAATACGCGAGGACACACGACGAAATGGCTCCGGCGTCTCGCGCCGCTGCTGGGTGTGCTGATCCTTGGGGCCTGCGCCGCGACCCCGACAAAGCCCGCCGCGCCGCCTGCGCCGGCGCCGACAGCATGGGAGGAAGCGCGCGGCTTCTTTGAGGTCGGCATGGGGCGGTTGCGCAACAACGACGCGGACGGCGCGATCGCCGCCTTCACCAAGGCCGTGGAACTCAACCCCAAGCTGA
Proteins encoded in this region:
- a CDS encoding glycosyltransferase family 2 protein; protein product: MTTYNAAHGADPPCVTVIAVNWNGKELLAACFQALRQQTFRDFEILLVDNGSTDGSVEFVTAGFPEVDVIALDENLGFSAANNIGIRHARGGYIALLNSDTEVEPRWLEELVNALDARPEIGFCASKMLLWQTREIADTCGDFYTVEGIAGKIGHLEHAAQYNQPREVFGACAGAAIYRKSMLDDIGLLDEDFFLAHEDTDLSFRAQLMGYKCLYVPTAIVYHHLSATIGADSNTYIYYGHRNNEYVYIKNMPLLLLLKYWPWHLLFDFLLLLFFFPRGKALPFLKAKGAALRGFPRMLKKRRQIQRACRVSTRDIERTLIKGWLFSALRRKLMRVAQDLSWFAKREFYHVARRYLPPPVKRWFLNVDFVRERIQPKPPLAVERAEAYLQALRARRLLDQGAGALNGRMAAGGHTTKASIVMLTKNRLALTQLCLESILCYTDDSHLEIIVVDNASTDGTRSYVGQLARQWPAIQLICNDRNEGFARATNQGIQKARGDYIVLLNNDTIVTRGWLSRLLRYLEQNPNVGMVGPVTNDAANEQMIAVGYTSLEELEVFAEERYRRWEGRAFEIAMLQMFCVAMRRSLVDQIGLLDEQFGLGTFEDDDYAHRVRQGGYTLLCAEDVFTHHFGRGTMRRLQEDTYFKLFDGNRRLFERKWGVHWRPHRLRSL
- a CDS encoding Uma2 family endonuclease codes for the protein MTVQLVRHRFTVEEFRRMAESRILTEDSRVELVEGELIEMTPIGSRHAACVDRLNRLFSQRVGETAIVRVQNPIDLGRHSELQPDLVLARPRPDFYAGAHPSPEAILLVVEVAETSAEFDREVKVPLYAQAGIPEVWLVTLAQRTIAIYRDPTGAGYQEVRSVGPGEVMSPLALPEIVLSTESVLEGTF
- a CDS encoding glycosyltransferase, producing the protein MMRILYACHQFLPAYYTGTERYTLELVKQLQRMGHYAMVLTYDHLSADGMQPFHADILCKPYYFERVPVVAWRHNDFQGGTVEPDLSFRLRDPQLEAAFEQLLAEQAFDILHTTHLMRIFPILHAAKRRGLKIVTHLTDYWMLCPRATLLRPDGSLCEGADSGRNCARHCYEARWTDALLERYRRTQEALRLADTVISPSQFLIDVFKQNGSDTDRFVYRRHGFDYSKVKFVKKGRLSQEGVITFGFVGTILPHKGVHTLLEAVKKIASDHIRLKIHGGYFDRRDYYQSLLALAGGDPRIEFCGEYDFQDVARVLEEIDVIVVPSIWYENAPLVISTAHAFGIPVIATDLGGMAEMVQDRVNGLTFRMGDSDDLAKKICAMADDPGLLETFSRHITPPPRIEGDALFLEADYTKLLQGEPSTITPIEDRAGRGVSANLLGEEQHASLEKNSTHRQPLQEQKLRCSLAAQASSLLDTLKLHIDSKSYPIPPDFLLQQIGGPKATSMSYLYGGYNVSEEIRWALRLIGRNLHDVKSILDFGCGCARVLRRFEDLVPACQLYGADISKETIDWCKKNIPFAKFTKNDPLPPLPFPDESFDLIYGISVLTHLDEGYQFAWLKELQRIAKPGAIVILTVHGDYKAYGDLSDEDYMQLEKKGFVYKRVVKQGGVDGLPNFYQTTYHSRNYIEREWSRFFQISAYLRQGPMLYHDMVVMEKAGIQALTPTQESRASYVYVETAIVWLETPQMGELVEQDQLVVKGWAFHPDGRKAYLDIWIDGEKFGSCVSEAPRPDVARDNPKYLRAKSSGFSTTLSIKHLSKGPHVLWVFSGTDLMPASLTYFFKDAQQ
- a CDS encoding glycosyltransferase, which translates into the protein MHQSKIMCVLGMHRSGTSLIMRILNLLGVYLGPEAHLMPPSQDNAKGYWEHQQLTDLNDELLSTLGGSWHEPPAFLPGWENMPALAELRQRTRALIRRDFGGAPLWGWKDPRTCLTLPFWQRLLPPMAYVICLRNPVDVARSLHRRDGFPFEKGVNLWLAHVQSALDHTAGAARLFLIYEDMMERWPEELARVARFLGRPELAEQAEIRAAVKAFVDDALHHHRTVLIDAMDESALAFPAKALYLALRLYVRLSQEARGIRGDEDRALQEAIDRFSLYASTAQAETQSLRTQGPELEQRLQTLEAQVAERDQAVQALSTQVAERDQAVQALSTQVAERDQAVQALSTQVAEQRHQAQQLQTAKAALEAEAGRLRHHLEMLLNSLSWRLTAPFRRIHAGLYALGEGPRGLWRKGARGFQVLRELWYRTAYTVHPFRFMTPTEVEHSGAHSLEEAVRWIPAVRIGHQAKDAFLVHPPSRVTYRLTVPPRAVFRACVALLPEVWGRNPSGVEFTVSVSSRDNGRSLTRKRWSHPTRFPHHRRWLQLRMPLHRVADREVELTLSASVAPGASADFASAIWGDLMVLSRKPLGEIRRLAMESLRQFGVWGVLSRVMRVVSEETALTERPLAPVRIPRATLAKPEERPLAPVRIPIPRLVRPVEIPAKVSVVIPTKNGVAEDFESCLRAITQQKGLRELEIVVVDSGSADETVTIAKSYGAHIFSIPPEQFNHGGTRNYGGERASGELVVFTTQDAIPASDDLYYEMARMLLSDLALAAVSARQIPRSDADLFACWQNWIHFQYVGLDTGISHIDDLGRIDDMPPQDIRRAAGLDDVCSMHRKSIWDQLQYRQMAFAEDLEYGIRCLKAGHKIGFLGDRAVCHSHNRSAFYHLSKYYVDTITQLGFFKNADPLKWQLMGIDTIDQLLSCAKDVYGTLNAFGRSVSRSALYEPQAFSEQLRDFFVAYRQGGERLAVGEVTLDRLFSRLDGMMEFQTPSGNPIWDTVEGAIKNYITSYLSARYSSLSAEDMLDFAYKIYAMVVGADVGDYYAGMVQNGITSDNAEKINEMISYGIK